The Euwallacea similis isolate ESF13 chromosome 13, ESF131.1, whole genome shotgun sequence genomic interval GTTACTCAGGCTACTTACCCAATGAGAAATATAAGTACGCCAGGAATGCTGGCTATATCAACAGAGGCGAAGAAAACCCTGGCAAAAAGTATGCTTAAAGGTAAGGCAATAAAACCCATCCTTCTAGCTACTATGTCTGAATGGCCGGAAAATGCCTGTTTTTGCAACATGTGAGTCAAATCATAGGCTATACTAGTTCGGTAGTCTTTGTATACATCAATATTCAGTTCATTAAACCTACAGAATGATTTGATAGTTGACATTAATTAAAGAAGGGTAATCAAGAAACCTGGTAATAAAAGCATGTTTAATCCAGTCCACAAACACTTCTGCCACAAGCACCCAAATGGCATTAGAAACCAGTGGCcacaaaatatcaatattatcCCATTTATAGCCTTTCATTGTTTGCAATATAACAACAAATAGCAAAACCACAAGATGGAATCGTTCCCTGATATCACTGCAGGATACTTGGAAGAGGttgtttttatcaaactttttGAATACACTGCCCTTTAGCTCTACAAACTGAAATAACTTTGCAAAACTGAGCAATAAAAGAGGTAGTACTAGCACAATGAGTGTGCAAATTCTTGCAATCTAATTTCGCAATCATTAACACTTTAATTCAATCCTGCATTCAGCTGTATGCACAATCCAAGCAAATCCAAACTGGTCATATACCAAGTGACCATTTTCAAAGAGTGAGGAGCATGTTCTTGGATACCTCATCTTGTAAAATCCATGCAATCCTTACAAGTGCAAGTTTCTTGGCTAATCTAAGGCATCCATCAGCAATCTTACACAATCAAATGCAATTGAAGTACAAACTTTGACTATCTAATGAAACACTTCTTGAGGAACACTTACATTATTTGACATCATTATTGTCAATAAGGCCTTATTACTTGCATTTATAGCTACATTGAGGGTAGTTGCTTGGAACAGTAATAAAATACTGTGCATAACTATAAAGGAAAGTTAaggaaagaatttttttttaatgtttggtTGTGAGGAAGATCCAAAAAGGATACTGACATATACGATTCCAAGAAAAAGGTGAGGGATTACACCTAGGTGCTCACGTTTCCGTCCTTTAGGCTCAGTAGCTGTCCATAATAAGGCATCTAATGTGTCCTGTCCCAAGGATATCAGCAGTTTATCACCAATATCCAACAtgttatagaaaatataaagcTTTATTACTGATTGGCTTTTTATGAGGTGGTAGAGCATGTTGGTATCTAGCAACCACAGCACCATAATGCAGATTATTAAAATGAGGGTTTTCAGGAGATCACAAATTTCTGCAGCAGTCAggattttctttgatttattATCAGGAAAACTGTGGAATTcaatagtaaaataatttggtaTTCAAGCAAGTGGCTTCATTACCCAAAACATTTCGAAAATGACCTGGTTATAAGTGCTACCAAGGCTAGAACTACTCTGACAGGTAAATAGGTATAAACAAACAAGAAGCTGTCTATGCAGTGTAACACTCCATAAAGCATGAACTTCTCTACTTCCTTTggtattttcataaataaataaaacttttctcTGCCCACACTGAATCGCTCCTCATCATTTTCCAGCAAGTACTCTCTGGTCACTTCAGACTTTAGGAAGGAAACTAAGGAGGGCTTTTTACCTTCAAATAgtaatacaatttaaatttcaatgctGTTTGATAAAGGGATTTTACCGAGTCTTTTGAAATGGTCATTATAATCGCCATCTTTCCATAAGTCCTCCACATTATTATCCTGACCAAACAATTTAGTGGGTTGTCGGAAtcgaattttcttttctgaGGTGTTAACTGTTTTCTCTTCCATTATCAAAGGCGACTATCTAGTTGTAATATCGTAAAATATGGTCAAAGATCATTCTTGATAAAGTTGTTTTCACGACCAATTTCACATTTAGCAAGGCGGCTTTTGCCCCTTTGGAGAAtactgataatttaaaaaaataatataacggTAGAgctagtaattaaatttttgagttgTGAAAAGTACAGCCGTTTTGGtcaatttttagcttttttttgaatatgatTAATCACACTTTTAGAATCATTGTGGTCAGTCATACACAAACATCAAAAACATATGTTTTGTTGTATGACAGTTTCGATTAAACATATTGCCACGAGATGGGGTTCCGGACACACAATTTATGCggtaaatttaaaacacatGTATTATGTATCCCCAGTATCagaataaactttttataaagACAAAATCACTAAATAATAGAGATGAAAATTCCCAAACGTGCATCCCTACACGGTTATACCTTGGAACTGGCTGAATACTAATCGGTGAAAGCCATTAAAGAAAGAAAGTACATTCTGTTACTTTATcccatttatatttaataaactcCTACATTGTTGTATCAACGGAAAAACTTCAGACTTATACAGAGAACTATTAACTGAGTgcgtaatttttaaaatatctgaagCTTTTCTCAAGTGTGAGATACCATCTATGGTTTTATCCTTGTACAGCAATAATTTGCATAGCTTCAGGTGTAATAGTCCTGTGAGAGGATGAAACATTGGATAGTATTTGCTGAAAATATACTTGTTTTATCATCCTGTTTACcctttatgttaaaattttacttataacTTTCCACTAGTTGTAAACCATATTCCAGCGCACTATCAAAATCCTCCAAATCAATGGCAGCTTCAAAGGCCAAATCTAAGATTTTCATATGCCTTACATGATACTTATTTAGCAACCCTTTCTGCCTCTTCAAGCAAATTTTACAGACATCTAAATCTACtgtgtttgttaaaaaaaatccttgaaaTAACAGcaatagaaatgaaaatattaaaggaTACAACTTATATTTTTCATGCTGCCTAAATGCATTTCAGTAAATTCTACAACTGATTTAAACAAGTCTATAAATTCACTTGAGAATATGACGTCACATTTTTGACATCTAGAGCCTTTGGTGCTATCATCAATGTACACAACATTGTCACATGCTGCATTAGAACAAACTGCTCCAAACACTTCCTCTTTATTTTCTGGGGTTAAACATTTTGGGCAATCACACAGGAAATAGTAAGTTTCTAATAGTTCCTTTTGACGCTCCTCTGTGGACGCCAAAACGTCGATATAACTTATTCTCACCTGCAGCAATAAAATCACCCACCAAATTTATACCAACTTAAATCTTACCTTAAGCCAGTCTAAATATGGCAGCTTTTCCACAGTTCTAATTAATAGTGTAGTTCCTTCAAACACAGCCAAGGCGTTTGGCTGGCATGAATGATCAATTATTGATGCTCCTATGTAAATGCCTGTTCCTAAACTTTGCAGTTCTTGGTTGCATATATTGAAGCTATTGACACACATCTACAGATCATAGCGAGGAAATGTGAATAAATAGGCAGCAAATAAAGTCTGCTTACTCTGCCATATAAACCCATAAATTCTGCAAAATTTGGCATGAGTTCTTCATTTAGGACATTTAAGAGTATTGCATATAAAGAAGTCATATGATCCATTCTTccattgtcattttttaattcagggtagtctaaaattattttttaaacacaatTAATAAAGAGGTTGTTACTAATACTTACGTGACATTAAATCTTTCCACATTCTATAGTTCTTCTCAGAGTAGTATCCCTTATAGGTCAATCCaccattttctaatttctttattagtCTGGAATAAAGCATTTTTGGGCATGTAGTGATTGAGAATGTAAATTGTATTATACTTTAATAACATTCTAGCAGCATCAGGTAAAATCCTAGGGCTGATGTGTTTCAAAGTTTTGCATTCATGCTTGTGCAAGGGCCATGCATGTTTCTGGCACAACTTATCACagtaatatacatatttgcaATTAGAACACTTCATCATATCCagattcctaaaattttaatgaagttttacCTACATGATACTAATCCTCCTAAActtactttttaaaacaaaaatcacaGCACTCAGTACGAAACTTGCAACTCAACACATAGACAAAAGGTTTTTCCATGAGAATGGTGGTTCCTGCAAGAATCGCCTCTTTTTTAACGGGCATTTCTGAGCTGTTAGTGGTGTTTTCAGctagaaattaataaacaggGCTCAAGTACTGAGACCACTACAAAAATAGATTGCTGGTTTTTGTCAATGTGACATAATAACTCAGAACGTTGTATTAATAAACTGCagcattatttttagtttgagTTGTCTTTGTATGATGAATAGAGGTATTTTGAAGCGAAAACATGTTTTGATGAACGTTAATTGAGTAAACAAGTTGGTTTGAAAAGGATGTTATGAGGATTATGTTTATTCGGCAATGATGTTAGAACTAAACTGAGAAAGTACCTGACTCTTTTAGCTCTTCCATAGCTAGAAATATTGTATtactttgttaattaaatgattCAAAGAAAAGGGGGATTAAACATAAAgcaattgaaatttaaatatcggGAACATCAAGATCTAACCTAACTTTGTCCAGTGACACTTTTTTGGAGTGgggatttttaaaacaaacaattgaGTAAACGTACCTCCTTGTAAACAATGTAGAGAATACATTCTTTCTCACAGAGTATAAGCTGTTTTTAGTCCGAATAGCCTTGGcgggaaatttaaattatatatcttcaaaattatatattgaatacatttttatcaaacacaaaaatatataaacaaaaataaaatttaccacTTTTAACCAGCAATTCAGAGCAATTGCATTAAACGTTGGCTTGGTTCACTAAAACATTGCAAATCTCGTTAAAATTCGTCACAAACCACTTGGCCTTGGACTTAACAGCAGCCCGAATAACATTGCCTCCATAACCAATAAAGGCGTCTGCTGGAGGTGCAGCCTCCAAGTCCGTGACCCCATCTCCAATCAGCACCACGTTCCTATAACCACAAGTCTGTTTCAAATGTTGTATTACCAGCCCCTTGCCTCCTGACTGTGATGTGGGCTGATTTTCATCGAAACCAGCATATTCTCCTGTGAAATAGAACTTCAGGCGATTGGCAAAAACATGACTGTGAGATATTTTGAGCTGATCAGCTATCGGGGTGATAATGCACCTAAACCCCCCTGAAATTAGGTAGACTGGGACTTTTCTCCTGTGTAATACATCCACTAAAGTTTTAACCCCTGGAGTTAGGGTGGGTGGATTCATTCGAATGAAATCCTGCACTTGCCCGATGGTTGGCTGAATGATGTTGAGCCTCAGTGTCAAAGCCTCCTGGAACGTCATGGATCCGCTCATTGCCTGAGAAGTCAATTTGGCTACTTCCGAGCCCTTTCCACAAAACTTGGCTAACTCATCAATGCCTTCTTCTCGAATAACTGTGGAGTCCACATCAAAACAGACACAGTCTACTCGTTTTAGGATTGCAAACACCTCTTCAAACATACTTGTAGCAATAAGTGTGGAGTGCTCTTGAACGATTTGTTATGTTTGTGGGTTAAATAATCTTTTGACCTATTGTAGTTAGTAAAGGGAGATAGTGTCATGTCAACATACTGTTGCGTTTGATGATAATGAGTTGATGAGAAGGCAACTGCATTTTATTGGTTTGCGTATTTATTCATAATTGTTTAATGGCCATGTTAATGGTGTTGAGAAAGTGGGGACCTATGGGACCTTGATCAAAGCTTAAAAATGCTGATTCAAACATCCGCGTGTGTTTAGCTGATTAGTAGAGAGTGGAGGGGAGAATCGCTTTCAAAAATGTGgacagggtgtttaaaatttcagagaTATCCTGTGGGTTTTGAAAAAGGTGAACAATACAgagttggttaaatggaggtTAAGTTGCGCGTTTTTATGGTCTTCGACATTGAAAGCTACAAAGTTCCGAATACTTAGGAAAGTGTtcggaaaaaatttaacttatttattctccttttttaattgagaCTTTGTGATGAGATGTATAGAAATGGCAGTTCAGCAATTTGTGCACAAAACTTCTACACTAAAGAGCTTTAGCAAATCGCACTAATTATTTTATGCTCTAGTTATTAATTTTCCGTTTACAGGGTTCTCTTACGATGCTCTACCGCAGTTTGCTCTGACCAAAATAAAGCGATTTAGCAAAATTTGTTACCTcaatccaaaaattaataattatagaaCCAGTGTGGTAAAATtgcgatttaaaaataactttttttgtcataGTTCTTAAATCAAATCACCCAAATTCACAATATTAGAGGTTCCCGGAGGTCTTTCAGGGAGCAGAATTTATCAACGATTCTTACGCCGATAATAGACATGCGGGCAGCCAGATTACCTATTTAAGTTTGTTTAGTTGCTCTTGTCAGGTGACAACTGTCAATGTCTACTGTCTGTGTCACTTAAtagtttgttaatttttggggtattctccaattttccaattattaaaaattgattttcctcTCAGAGATTTCCAGCAAATATACCTGAAATGGGAGACGAAGGCGAAACGCAGACGAACAATTTGCCCGAAAACAGCCAACAACCTGGCAACCAAGACGAACTTATTTTAGCCCAGCAGCGGCAAATTGAAAAAGAGGTAGATAAACAAGCACTCAGGTTAAAGACTCCTGCTCTAGGGGGTTGTTGCCCCTGTACAGAGGTCCATACTAGTTCAACGAgttatttaacatattttcaagcatctttgttattgtttaatttcattatcaCTCTTATACatcaatgtttttatttacaatgcaTGTAAGGATTGTTATTTCTTTGGTTTTGTCTAGGAGATGGAAACTGTTCAATTTTCGACTGCCCTTTTCCATCCTTGTGGAGAGGAGTACTTTCCACCTGGATGGATGTCAAATGATACCGttaatacaaatttgattTGTAGATCTCAGAATCCATTCCTCTGGTGGGCGAATTGGATGGTATAACTTCCCTCAGATCTGAATACTCTGGTGATCAGGTCTACTTAGCCAAAGTAAAAGACTTAGCTTCGAAATACAGTTATGTTAGACGAACTCGCCCAGATGGTAATTGCTTCTTTAGAGCATTTATTTACGCCACATTAGAACGATTGTTGGACAATAAAGAAGAGTTCAATACCTTTTATAAATTAGCAGAAAATAGTCGGAATGTTTTGGTGGAACTGGGATTTCAGCAGTTCACTGTAGATGATTTTTATGAGACTGTAAGTTGTGCCACTGGAGTAAAACTGGCAATAcagaaagtgaaattttagtatatggaagttttgaagaaattagctGATATAGAAAATGTTGATGCTGCTAAGAAAGAgctgaataatatttttaatgagcaGGGATATTCTGACTACATGGTTGTTTATTTAAGACTTTTGACCAGTGCTCAGTTGCAGAAAGACCAGGACTTTTATAGTTGCTTTATTGAGGGCGATCGGACGGTATGTTATTAAAACTAcctgttttaaattatagtaATTCTTAGCGCAGGTAGCGGACTTCTGCCACCAAGAAGTGGAGCCCATGTATAAAGACAGCGATCACATCCACATTATGGCGGCCTGCTCGGCCTTCAACACTGGGGTTCGAATTGTTTACATGGACAGAGGAACGGGAAGTACCGTAACACAACACGACCTCCCAGAGGGCTCTACGCCAACCGTTCATCTGCTCTACCGTCCCAGTCATTATGACATTCTTTATATTTAACGCTAAACTCATTTATACTCTGTTTACTCAGttgtttataataaattgttatcAAGGCAAATTTTGGTAATAATCCTGTTTATTGGGGGctataaaactaataaattatttgctgGAGGTATAGATAATAAACAAAGACATTTGTGGTCCTCTCAAATAGGCTTTTCAggtcgtttttatttttaattactgaaagtcttttctttttttctaatgtgtTGATGCTTTTTGAAATACCACCGTctcatcattaaaaatattttaaacattaaccATTTTTGAGCCATGGTAATTAAGcggcaataaataaatatttaagttgaAGTTCTTACGTATTATATAGGTATTGGTAAGTATTTTCTGggataaaattgattatttttaagcttttttgcttttgttaGCCTAGTTGCGACTAGAGGATTGCGTTTAAGAATAAACTTATCTGGTTCATCgtaaaatatgataattttttatatttgaaatttaaatgacgGTTTGTCTAGTATAATACATAGCTAAAATAGGCTAATATAAATCTAAGTACTTTGCGATCACCATATTATCCAGAATTTGGGGAGAATTCTGGACAATCTAGTGATGGATAGTAATAGAGGAGGTTAACGTTATGCTTGAGAGGTCGCTTACTTTAAGGCTCCGCTAAAAGGTAAAAACTCCCAAGAAAAATTCTCATTATGCCGAATAAAATCATGTTTTCTGGTAGAAAATACTCATTGCCTTTTTCCAGAGAATATTCAAGGATCATAATTCTAATGACTTTTTCCATATTTCGCTCGCTTCCTTTAGTCTAGGCACAAGTTCGTAAGGTCATGACTTAGATAGGTTTCATTGAACCGGTCAGTTCTTAGTAGGCACCTATACTTGCAATAATATTTATGACATcaataacatttattattatattgaattgttaaattaaaacttctaaatatAACCGTTTCGATGAAACAGCAAATATTAGCTTTGGTGATGCGTTTATTTGCCAACATCTAACACAACATAACCGACAATAGATAAGCCGAGAATTATGTCAACAATAACCCTGTAATAACAGTATTTCTCCTTTTATCTGTGGCTCGATAGTATATCTACCACGTGTTATATTACAGCAGTCTCCCGAATCTGGAGTATTGATCCAGACATTTTCCAGCCCAACTAGCGCCCCCACACGGGAAATAGTTGCGAAACAAGCGCTCTGTTCCGGCATCCAGAAGCAGCTAAGTTGTTGATGTAacataaaagagaaaaaataagtTGTGTGTTTTAAGTAGGTCTCACTATATTTTACCCTACTCTCTTCGTTTATCATTAAGTGTTTATCGGAGATAAAAAAAGGTGTTAATTGCTAATTTAACACATATCACCGCACTAATTTCAGTTAATCTGTTTAGCATTTCTTCATACCATTTATACGTATTTTGCACTGACACGCGCGTTTCTCGTCACTTTTTAGGTGTAGTAGGCTAGAACAGGATGTTCGCAGGTTGCAAATTTGCCAAAACatgatgaaattaaaatatgtctcTTTGGTAGTAACTCTCTCTATATTTTCCGTACTCGTCCTGTTTCTGACTCACACAGAAATTATGAGAATAGCGAACAATGCAATCCAGACCACTAGAGAAATCCATTTTCGCCGACCCGGAGGTAAAGATTTCAGCGTTTTTAATTACAGAAACTTCACTGATGGATTTATCAGCTTACTTGAGCGCTCTGAAACCGGCATCATCAGCAAACGGCTATTGCAAACTGAATTTCGGTCTGCCAACCAAATTGATTTACACCAAGGAGAACGTTTCGGGAACTCCAGAAATGGGGCGAAAGAGCCCCTTTCGTGTTCTTTCTAATGTCGTCAAAGGGCGATTGGGAGATGCGGAGCCTCAAGTCACTTATGTGACTCATTTGACTAAGGAGTTTATCTTTTACGTGCCAGAAGTGGTGAAGTAGGTGATTTCGTTTCCCttgatttatttataggtATCGGGGGTCAATTTTTAGGTATTGGGAAGGTCCAATTAGTGTGGCCGTTTACCTCCCGGATGGCGATCCCAGTTTTATCCTGGAAcatattttgcatttctgTTACTGCATTCCAGAGATGTCCCGGCTGTCTCTACATTTAGTTTTTAGGTAGATAAAGACcttcaattaatttgaaaatattttaccatcTGGCTTATTATTCCAGGAAGGATTTGCAGCCTACTTACtactcaaataaaataatgccCCCTCTAACGTGTGATACTAAGGATTTAAGCAAACCGCAGATTTCTGTGAAATCCTCGATCAACAGTGGTAATACCGATAAGGACAAAAATGAAGGTTACTggatatttaattgaaactttaattttactgatttttattcttattaagTGTTAGATAATTGGTATCCAATCAACGTGTGTCGCAATGTTGCGAGGCAGAAAAGCTACACTAATTACGTACTAGTTTGTGATATAGAATTAATGCCCAGTGAAGGTAGGATTTACTCAACGTCCCCTAAACGGTATTACCTAACATCGCCTAACACCCTTTAAACAACATTACCCAACACTTCTTAAGCAATACTACCCAATACCTCTTAAGCAACATTATCCAACGCCTTTAAAGGAACATTACCCAATATCCCTTAAGCAACATTGAACAAGGTATATCTTTGCTAGGCCTTGCTAGTCGGTTTATTGACATGACTGAAAGCTATAAATGCCAGGACAGTCCCGAAGAGTGCAAAAAAAGGGCCTTCGTGGTTCCAGTTTTTGAAGTCGAGAGCACTGAAGTGGTCCCTAAGACTAAAAGTAAATTAGTGCAGCTCATGAACTTACAAAAAGCGGTGTATTTCCATCAGCTTATCTGCGGGCACTGCCAAAAGTTCCCAGGCTTAGAGCAATGGATGGAAAGCGATCCTGGGGATGTAGTTAGGGTATTCACTAACCCTTCCATCCCTAACTTAGACCTAATTCTCCCTATTTCAGCCTTTAGTAGAAACCAAGAGGGAGTTTCCATACCAACGCTGGGAGCCCGTTTACATCGGCACTAAGCATGAGCCCATGTACTTTGAGAAGCTCTCCTGGGAAGGCTTTCAGGACAAAATGCTCCAGGTTAGTCcttcaaattgtaattttttatttgagacAGAAAATTTCCCAGATGTTGGAGATGTGCCTGGCAGAGTACAGACTCATAGTCCTGGATGGAGCTTTCCTGGTGCATTGGTCCGGGATCAAAAGGGCCAAGAGGAAGGATGAACCGTGGAGGCTGCCTTACGTGAAACAGAACCAGGAATTGTACAATGAACTGTTGGAAAACATTACGAAGAAGTATCACGACAATCCTAAGTGCCATTCTAAATGATATTGGTCGGATTTGAGGATGTGGAAGTAGTGAATCCATCCAGCGTAACGCGAGTTAAATGATTGTGTTCGTTTGATGCCTGTGATAAGCGAAATTTGTTGAAGGTTTGTACATATTCTATATAGTGGATAAGTCGTTCATTGTTGACTAATAGTTGAGACTTGTTAATGCTACTAATGAGCCAATGCGATTAGtgttatatttaaacatttttatccGAATCAGTcgttattaaagaaaactattATAACAGTTGCGTTTATTTGGGACTTCGACCTGTACTGACCAGCTGgagaaaagtgaaaaagaaaatcaaccTTCGGCATAACAGTTTTTAGGGCGTTCTAATGGGAATTACCATTACCACTCCCTGAGAGTTTCACGTAATAATCACTAATGCAAAATTCCAAGaatatgtggaaaattttatatctttgTACTTATAAATCTGTTAGTTTTCTTATCAATTCGCCTCGATATATTATTTGACCTTGTACATATTAATTtgatatgaaaaatgtaatcaGATGCTGAATCACATTTGTAAAGGTGTTTTTGAAGATCCCAAATGTTTTTGGCGATCAACGAGATACTTTTCCAAGGCTTCAGGACTTCGATTGAAGAATTCAAGGTCGACACAGGACCTTCATTTTTTGGCACCTTCAAAATCGCAAAAAGCTGGTACCAATGTGAAAACGTATATATCTCAGAAAGAAAAAGAGATTTCGCATGTTCGTTTGCACAGGGCGATTGAAAAGCATTGGGACGATG includes:
- the LOC136413034 gene encoding protein TAPT1 homolog; amino-acid sequence: MEEKTVNTSEKKIRFRQPTKLFGQDNNVEDLWKDGDYNDHFKRLGKKPSLVSFLKSEVTREYLLENDEERFSVGREKFYLFMKIPKEVEKFMLYGVLHCIDSFLFVYTYLPVRVVLALVALITRSFSKCFGFPDNKSKKILTAAEICDLLKTLILIICIMVLWLLDTNMLYHLIKSQSVIKLYIFYNMLDIGDKLLISLGQDTLDALLWTATEPKGRKREHLGVIPHLFLGIVYVIMHSILLLFQATTLNVAINASNKALLTIMMSNNFVELKGSVFKKFDKNNLFQVSCSDIRERFHLVVLLFVVILQTMKGYKWDNIDILWPLVSNAIWVLVAEVFVDWIKHAFITRFNELNIDVYKDYRTSIAYDLTHMLQKQAFSGHSDIVARRMGFIALPLSILFARVFFASVDIASIPGVLIFLIGYIWVWTWKILVTVVIFGKACSIIDQHKLEKITQSSPVNQSREPKFRSFATSPQHKNGFVPLEVAESDLDIASLPYDLSASSVIFANSTVDLKDATLNEEMLKGNCQDVRVEQVNDDIVTRSVPDIKKELKDQETCTKNESESLKKSESEPSLVNMTENQG
- the Smyd3 gene encoding histone-lysine N-methyltransferase SMYD3 yields the protein MYSLHCLQGAENTTNSSEMPVKKEAILAGTTILMEKPFVYVLSCKFRTECCDFCFKKNLDMMKCSNCKYVYYCDKLCQKHAWPLHKHECKTLKHISPRILPDAARMLLKLIKKLENGGLTYKGYYSEKNYRMWKDLMSHYPELKNDNGRMDHMTSLYAILLNVLNEELMPNFAEFMGLYGRMCVNSFNICNQELQSLGTGIYIGASIIDHSCQPNALAVFEGTTLLIRTVEKLPYLDWLKVRISYIDVLASTEERQKELLETYYFLCDCPKCLTPENKEEVFGAVCSNAACDNVVYIDDSTKGSRCQKCDVIFSSEFIDLFKSVVEFTEMHLGSMKNISYLDVCKICLKRQKGLLNKYHVRHMKILDLAFEAAIDLEDFDSALEYGLQLVESYNKYYPMFHPLTGLLHLKLCKLLLYKDKTIDGISHLRKASDILKITHSVNSSLYKSEVFPLIQQCRSLLNINGIK
- the LOC136413294 gene encoding phosphoserine phosphatase-like codes for the protein MFEEVFAILKRVDCVCFDVDSTVIREEGIDELAKFCGKGSEVAKLTSQAMSGSMTFQEALTLRLNIIQPTIGQVQDFIRMNPPTLTPGVKTLVDVLHRRKVPVYLISGGFRCIITPIADQLKISHSHVFANRLKFYFTGEYAGFDENQPTSQSGGKGLVIQHLKQTCGYRNVVLIGDGVTDLEAAPPADAFIGYGGNVIRAAVKSKAKWFVTNFNEICNVLVNQANV
- the LOC136413293 gene encoding ubiquitin thioesterase otubain-like, whose product is MGDEGETQTNNLPENSQQPGNQDELILAQQRQIEKEISESIPLVGELDGITSLRSEYSGDQVYLAKVKDLASKYSYVRRTRPDGNCFFRAFIYATLERLLDNKEEFNTFYKLAENSRNVLVELGFQQFTVDDFYETYMEVLKKLADIENVDAAKKELNNIFNEQGYSDYMVVYLRLLTSAQLQKDQDFYSCFIEGDRTVADFCHQEVEPMYKDSDHIHIMAACSAFNTGVRIVYMDRGTGSTVTQHDLPEGSTPTVHLLYRPSHYDILYI
- the LOC136413292 gene encoding beta-1,4-glucuronyltransferase 1-like, coding for MMKLKYVSLVVTLSIFSVLVLFLTHTEIMRIANNAIQTTREIHFRRPGAYLSALKPASSANGYCKLNFGLPTKLIYTKENVSGTPEMGRKSPFRVLSNVVKGRLGDAEPQVTYVTHLTKEFIFYVPEVVKYWEGPISVAVYLPDGDPSFILEHILHFCYCIPEMSRLSLHLVFRKDLQPTYYSNKIMPPLTCDTKDLSKPQISVKSSINSGNTDKDKNEVLDNWYPINVCRNVARQKSYTNYVLVCDIELMPSEGLASRFIDMTESYKCQDSPEECKKRAFVVPVFEVESTEVVPKTKSKLVQLMNLQKAVYFHQLICGHCQKFPGLEQWMESDPGDVVRPLVETKREFPYQRWEPVYIGTKHEPMYFEKLSWEGFQDKMLQMLEMCLAEYRLIVLDGAFLVHWSGIKRAKRKDEPWRLPYVKQNQELYNELLENITKKYHDNPKCHSK